The Procambarus clarkii isolate CNS0578487 chromosome 76, FALCON_Pclarkii_2.0, whole genome shotgun sequence genome includes a window with the following:
- the LOC123771481 gene encoding 10 kDa heat shock protein, mitochondrial — MAGLLRRFVPLFDRVLVQKAEAVTKTSSGILIPEKSLAKVLTGKVVAVGEGAKTESGTVIPPAVAVGDEVFLPEFGGTKITLEEKEYHLYRDSELLAKVKSE, encoded by the exons ATG GCTGGTCTTTTGAGACGATTTGTTCCCCTTTTTGACCGTGTTTTGGTCCAGAAAGCAGAGGCTGTGACAAAAACTAGTAGTGGCATCCTCATCCCAGAGAAGTCACTTGCTAAGGTTCTGACAGGCAAAGTGGTAGCAGTGGGGGAAGGAGCAAAGACTGAG TCTGGTACAGTCATCCCTCCAGCAGTGGCAGTAGGAGACGAGGTTTTTCTACCAGAATTTGGCGGTACTAAGATTACACTTGAAGAAAAGGAATACCATCTGTACAGAGATTCTGAACTTTTGGCGAAAGTTAAAAGTGAATGA
- the Hsp60A gene encoding heat shock protein 60A: MYRVASLLRLPAARQASLSVQAKLYSKDVRFGSEVRALMLQGVDVLTDAVAVTMGPKGRNVIIEQSWGSPKITKDGVTVAKAVELKDKFQNIGAKLVQDVANNTNEEAGDGTTTATVLARTIAKEGFDRISKGANPIEIRRGVMVAVDAVVEHLRSLSRQVTTPGEVAQVATISANGDQDVGALISSAMEKVGRSGVITVKDGKTLKDELEVIEGMKFDRGYISPYFINTSKGAKVEFQDALLLLSEKKISSIQSIIPVLELANAQRQPLVIIAEDVDGEALSTLVVNRLKIGLQIAAVKAPGFGDNRKNTLQDIAIATGGIVFNDEASMVKIEDVQLHDLGVVGEVQITKDDTLLLKGKGKTLDIERRIAQLTEQIEESSSEYEKEKMQERMARLSKGVAVIKVGGSSEIEVNEKKDRVNDALCSTRAAIEEGIVPGGGVALIRCIPALDKLTPANNDQRMGIEIIRKAIQTPCLTIAKNAGVDASVIVNKVIEASGDTGYDAANGVFVNLIEAGIIDPTKVVRTALTDAAGVASLLTTAEAVITEIPKEEPAGGMGGGMGGMGGMGGMGGMGGMM, encoded by the exons ATGTACCGAGTAGCTTCTCTGTTGAGACTGCCGGCAGCTCGTCAGGCTTCGCTCAGTGTTCAAGCGAAACTTTACTCCAAAGATGTCAGGTTTGGGTCCGAAGTACGAGCCCTCATGCTACAGGGTGTTGATGTGCTGACTGATGCTGTAGCAGTTACTATGGGCCCTAag GGTCGTAATGTTATTATTGAGCAGAGCTGGGGCAGCCCCAAGATTACTAAAGATGGAGTAACTGTTGCAAAGGCAGTAGAGTTAAAAGACAAGTTCCAGAATATTGGAGCAAAGCTTGTACAAGATGTTGCAAACAACACAAATGAAGAAGCTGGAGATGGCACAACTACCGCTACAGTCCTGGCTCGCACAATTGCCAAGGAAGGCTTCGATAGAATTAGCAAAGGTGCCAATCCTATTGAGATTAG GCGAGGTGTAATGGTGGCAGTTGATGCTGTAGTTGAGCATTTGAGAAGCCTCTCCCGCCAAGTCACCACTCCAGGAGAGGTTGCACAAGTTGCCACAATATCTGCTAATGGGGACCAAGATGTTGGTGCACTAATTTCATCTGCCATGGAGAAG GTTGGTCGCAGTGGTGTAATAACTGTGAAGGATGGCAAGACACTAAAGGATGAGCTGGAG GTGATTGAAGGAATGAAGTTTGACCGAGGTTACATTTCTCCATATTTTATCAATACAAGCAAAGGTGCCAAGGTCGAATTTCAAGATGCACTACTACTACTGTCGGAGAAAAAAATTTCATCGATCCAGTCTATCATCCCAGTACTGGAGCTTGCCAATGCACAGAGGCAA CCACTTGTAATCATTGCTGAAGATGTTGATGGAGAAGCATTGAGCACACTTGTAGTGAATCGTTTGAAGATTGGCTTGCAGATTGCAGCAGTCAAGGCTCCTGGTTTTGGAGACAATCGAAAGAATACTCTACAAGATATTGCTATTGCCACTGGTGGTATAGTTTTCAATGATGAAGCCAGTATGGTGAAGATTGAGGACGTTCAA CTGCATGATCTTGGGGTCGTTGGAGAAGTACAGATTACAAAGGATGACACACTTCTTCTGAAAGGGAAAGGCAAGACATTGGACATTGAGAGACGTATTGCTCAACTCACTGAGCAGATAGAAGAGAGCAGTTCTGAGTATGAGAAGGAAAAAATGCAAGAAAGAATGGCGAGACTATCTAAAGGTGTTGCCGTAATTAAGGTCGGAGGATCATCAGAGATAGAAGTAAATGAAAAGAAGGACCGTGTTAATGATGCCCTTTGTTCAACTAGAGCTGCTATTGAAGAGGGtattgttcctggtggtggtgttgctctaATTCGTTGCATACCAGCACTAGACAAACTTACCCCTGCCAATAATGACCAGCGAATGGGCATAGAAATTATCCGTAAGGCTATTCAGACACCTTGCCTTACCATTGCTAAGAATGCTGGTGTGGATGCTTCGGTAATTGTCAACAAAGTAATTGAAGCTTCTGGTGACACTGGTTATGATGCTGCAAATGGGGTTTTCGTGAATCTCATTGAAGCAGGAATTATTGATCCAACAAAG GTTGTGCGAACAGCTCTTAcagatgctgctggtgttgcttcaCTTCTGACCACAGCAGAGGCAGTCATCACAGAGATCCCTAAGGAGGAGCCAGCTGGTGGTATGGGAGGAGGAATGGGTGGCATGGGAGGAATGGGTGGTATGGGGGGAATGGGTGGCATGATGTAA
- the EMC4 gene encoding ER membrane protein complex subunit 4, translating to MANRTTAHRRKWALDLAGRRGERGSDNLPAPPGYRSSVNQVHAEANRQGDPNLVIKKAWDTALSPLKSVPMNLFLMFMAGSSISIFPIMMVGMMLLRPIKALWATNATFKTIEGTHAGLQKLIYLLGNLVNVGLAVYKCHSMGILPTHASDWLAFQEPAIQMEFSQGGMTLL from the exons ATGGCCAATCGCACAACTGCACACAGACGTAAATGGGCACTGGACCTAGCAGGTCGAAGAGGAGAACGTGGTAGTGATAATCTGCCAGCACCTCCAGGTTATAGAAGTTCAGTGAACCAGGTTCATGCTGAGGCCAACAGGCAAGGAGACCCAAACCTTGTCATTAAAAAAGCTTGGGATACTGCACTTAGTCCGCTAAAGTCG GTACCAATGAACTTGTTTTTAATGTTCATGGCTGGAAGCAGTATCAGTATATTTCCCATTATGATGGTGGGCATGATGCTGTTGCGGCCAATCAAGGCACTTTGGGCCACAAATGCCACTTTTAAGACCATTGAGGGTACACATGCCGGACTACAA AAACTGATCTATCTGTTGGGAAACCTGGTGAATGTTGGTTTGGCGGTATATAAATGCCATAGCATGGGAATACTTCCTACCCATGCCTCAGACTGGCTGGCCTTCCAAGAACCTGCTATACAGATGGAGTTTTCACAAGGAGGAATGACACTTTTGTAG
- the LOC123771480 gene encoding tektin-2, which translates to MMKVEKGVMRHEPDDWRRNNATLRQASHDTRTTSHNLRHESHHLRHQLRNKTWWDQADNTTRLQDRIYELQRVTNDLQRSLDQVNEEIRKLEAAKQTTEAATEARVAPLNTALECLTLRERRREGDLVHDRPETELHQEVRVVEGSRAHLEKAVLEAVSHLRVLHHAKQRLQDDLKDKRAALEVDRKQESLTEHSPQISFKPDPLRVPQGTILPADWLDHSLKNMAATEAAIRDSQMLRDRMCVTMQTADREDEAQQTATDYALRTRLHQETRARDELQWQKDRLLEEIQAQEKEISDLEEQLRASSLPLKVAQTRLEGRTERVRHDLVRDAPQDGITAEVQHLTRTRTLLREALAKALDTLHALQRHLRTVDVDLGRKSLSVSLEKKVQGSRKALEARTPPHTLTHANLTLTGSLRAHPTHIL; encoded by the exons ATGATGAAGGTGGAGAAGGGAGTGATGCGCCATGAACCCGATGACTGGCGCCGCAACAACGCCACCCTCAGACAGGCCAGTCATGACACCCGCACCACCTCCCACAATCTTCGTCATGAGTCGCACCATCTTCGTCACCAG CTACGGAACAAGACATGGTGGGACCAGGCGGACAACACCACCCGCCTTCAGGACCGCATCTACGAGCTCCAAAGAGTTACCAACGACCTACAGCGTTCCCTCGACCAG GTTAACGAGGAGATCAGGAAGCTGGAGGCAGCGAAGCAGACGACGGAGGCAGCGACGGAGGCAAGGGTGGCGCCCCTCAACACCGCCCTAGAGTGCCTGACGCTGAGGGAGAGACGCAGGGAGGGGGATCTGGTGCATGACCGGCCAGAG ACGGAGCTGCACCAGgaggtgagggtggtggagggctccCGTGCACACCTGGAGAAGGCCGTCCTCGAAGCTGTCTCACACCTCAGGGTCCTCCACCACGCCAAACAACGACTTCAAGATGACCTTAAAGACAAA AGGGCAGCCCTGGAAGTGGACAGGAAGCAGGAGTCACTCACCGAGCACTCCCCGCAGATATCCTTCAAGCCGGACCCCCTCCGTGTTCCTCAAG GAACCATCCTGCCGGCTGACTGGTTGGACCACTCTCTCAAGAACATGGCGGCGACAGAGGCCGCTATCAGAGACTCTCAGATGCTGCGAGATAGAATGTGCGTCACTATGCAG ACAGCAGACCGGGAGGACGAGGCCCAGCAGACAGCAACAGACTACGCCCTGCGCACCCGTCTGCACCAGGAGACCCGCGCCAGAGATGAACTACAGTGGCAGAAGGACCGCCTTCTGGAAGAGATACAAGCGCAAGAGAAAGAA ATTTCAGACTTGGAGGAGCAGCTTCGTGCATCTTCCCTGCCGCTGAAGGTGGCGCAGACGCGCCTGGAGGGTCGGACTGAACGAGTTCGCCATGATCTGGTGAGAGACGCCCCCCAGGACGGTATTACCGCAGAAGTACAGCACCTGACGAGAACACGCACACTTCTGCGTGAGGCGCTGGCTAAGGCACT GGACACACTGCATGCCCTACAGCGCCATTTACGGACAGTGGACGTCGACTTGGGTCGCAAGAGCCTTTCTGTGAGCCTGGAGAAGAAGGTGCAAGGTTCCCGCAAGGCACTGGAGGCGcgcacgcccccacacacactaacacatgcCAACCTCACACTTACTGGTTCCCTCAGGGCCCACCCAACACACATACTCTGA